In Oligoflexus sp., the genomic stretch AGGCGGTGGCGGATATCGTGATCAACCACCGGGTGGGCAGTTGGAATTTCGCGGATTTTAACTATCCGAGCTGGGGCTGCGATGCGGTCGCGAATAATGATGAATGGCCGGGACGCTGTGGCGGCAATGACTCAGGCACCAGCTACGGAGCGGCGCGTGACATAGATCATTCCAACACTCTTGTGCAGAATGACATTAAATATTTCTTAAGCGAGCGGCTTCGGTCCGTGGGCTTTACCGGCTGGCGCTATGACTATTCCAAAGGCTATTCGCCGTATTATGCGAAGATCTATAATGATGCCAGTTCTCCCAATTTCTGCGTGGGCGAAGTGTGGCCGGGACTTGACTACAATAATGTCGATGCGCATCGCCAGGAGCTGATGAACTATGTCGACGGCACAGGCGCAACCTGCGGCGCCTTTGATTTCACCAGCAAGGGTCTTTTGAATAAGGTTCTGCGGGACAACGACTACTGGCGTCTGCGCGACGGCAGCGGCCGTCCTGCCGGCGGCATCGGCTGGTGGGCGCAGAAGATGGTGACCTTCGTGGATAACCACGATACCGGACCTTCCGAATCCTGCTCTGCCGGACAAAACATGTGGCCAGTTCCCTGTGATAAGGTGATGCTCGGCTATGCCTACATTCTGACCCATCCCGGTATCCCGAGTCTCTATTATCCGCACGTTTATGATTGGAACCTGAAAAACAGCATCAAATCCCTGATCAATGCGCGCCGCTCGGTGGGTGTGCTGTCGACGTCCACTCTGAGCATTCAGAAGGCGGAAAACGGACTTTACGCAGCCATTATCAATGGCAGTGCAGGTCGCCTCGCCATGAAGATCGGGCCCAATGACTGGAGTCCGGGTGCTGGCTGGGAGCTGGTGACCTGGGGCAACCAGTATGCGGTGTGGACGCAGAAATAAGCGCGTCTTCAGACCGCCGTTTCAAGCCGTTCACGAGGTCTGCGGGGCAGATGAATATCAAGCGAGAAGCCATGACCCTCTTTGCTTTCCAGGAAGTAGTGGCCATGGGCTTCTTCGATGGATCGCAGAAATCCCCCCAGACCGATCCCACGGCCCGCTTCCATCGTCAGATTTTTTTGGGTCGAGAAATCCGATCTGACAACGCGGGTCACGAGTTCCTGCAGGTCAAGCGCGGACGCTTCCTTGGCGCTCATGAGGAGGCGCTGCTGAGCGGCGGTCTCCCAGGTCTTGCGGTTCAAACCACAACCATCATCGCTCAATCGAATCCGCAGGGCTCCTTCATCCGCTGTGAAACTCAGTTCAATGAGTCCCGCCGCGGGTTTGCCTAATGCTTCGCGCTCCGTTTCAATGCCGTGAATGACAGAATTCCGCAGAAGGTGAGTCAAGGACTCGATGATCGCCGTTTCCTGCGAATTCAGGGTGTGAATATCATCACCCAGAGTCCGAATGCTGATTTTTTTACCAAGCTGCTTCGCTGTGCGCTTGCAGCTGGCTATCATGGGACTGATGAGCGAGCGGATCAGCGGTTGATTCACCTCTTCCATCCATTTCGCAACGCGAGCGGACAGGGCGGGATTGCCGACCGAAGCCACTATCGCTTCCATCTCCTTCAGCTTTGCGAGTGAAAGGCTGACTTCATCACTGATGGTGGCCCAGTCCGTCTTGAGGAGCTTTTTGTGCCGCTGGAGGAAGCTCACGAATTCTTTTTCCACCTGCTGCACCTCGGCCAGACCAATCACGTCCTTTTCTTCCACCCGATGGATCAGCTTCGCCACGCGATGCAGCTTGAATACGCTGCTGTTGCCTTTCAGGGTGTGCAGGATGAATTTCCTCTGCCTCTCGTCCAGATGCTTTTTGAGGCGCTGGATGCTTTCATAGCTGGACGCAATGAACTGACGGAATGCGGACAGATCGCTCAGGATGTGGATCAGAACTCCATGGCGCCGCGACTCGATCTGTCGGGATCTCAATTCGGTCACATCCTCGATCGTGAAGAGGATACTTTGGACCTGACCATCAGGGGATTCAATAGCGTTGGCGCTCAATTGCAGATACTGGCTCCCTTTTTTCGCAGACTGCGGAATCTGCTGCAGAGCGACTTCCATGGGCATCAGA encodes the following:
- a CDS encoding glucan 1,4-alpha-maltotetraohydrolase domain-containing protein, with amino-acid sequence MKNFILGMAAMLLAAHGQAATEQNKASSAILLQGFHWNSWNGGSWYQNLEAKAVDFRDLGITHVWFPPPSNSGAREGYLPRELYNLQSAYGSEDQLRGAIAAMNREGIQAVADIVINHRVGSWNFADFNYPSWGCDAVANNDEWPGRCGGNDSGTSYGAARDIDHSNTLVQNDIKYFLSERLRSVGFTGWRYDYSKGYSPYYAKIYNDASSPNFCVGEVWPGLDYNNVDAHRQELMNYVDGTGATCGAFDFTSKGLLNKVLRDNDYWRLRDGSGRPAGGIGWWAQKMVTFVDNHDTGPSESCSAGQNMWPVPCDKVMLGYAYILTHPGIPSLYYPHVYDWNLKNSIKSLINARRSVGVLSTSTLSIQKAENGLYAAIINGSAGRLAMKIGPNDWSPGAGWELVTWGNQYAVWTQK